Proteins encoded by one window of Branchiostoma floridae strain S238N-H82 chromosome 6, Bfl_VNyyK, whole genome shotgun sequence:
- the LOC118417655 gene encoding kelch-like protein 24 isoform X3, translated as MDGNSKAAEGHHAPWFYKRLQELRSEGHLVDVTLCAEGKELPCHRFVLSICTDYFRAMFSGSHSESKKDKVEIGGVNGEALEMLVDYAYTSKLHITMDNIQPLFEAANMLQVEPVEYQCEEFLKEHLCVETCLCTWALADKMSRRHLSGFSRSFALRNFEEVCRIEEFLQLPVDFLVAYISDNGLHAEKEEHVLEAVMRWVKYNLEERQEHLKLLMESVHFTCMEQDYLQNLMQTDKVFAGIPDIEFMIEDESIPRQIFKEEILVFGGKRECYGNETNPYMYRLDLQCDCIANSPLPQSLQKTAGSAVCVVQNDVIVTGGIMFESKVWRYQTSQNSWGRMAFLKTGRYRHGMAALDGRVYVVGGKTNASNGVRKAKILSSVEMYSSNNWGWKKQADLKLAVCNFGIATCCEKVYVFGGFTGLKKKTDAVQFYDPSQNVWTFAAPLPRRIQGISACTVGFRIYLVGGRLDCVLCYNPQEDCYVKLANNQAPWDHSSATVCGSEIYITGGHSTRLMLCHARVQCYDVSSDTMILGHVENLPVPLRDHHTVTIPKYKAPPIPTVPPVMYEQDMELHWTDTGANVEI; from the coding sequence ATGGATGGCAATTCTAAAGCAGCAGAGGGCCATCATGCTCCTTGGTTCTATAAGCGGTTGCAAGAGCTGAGGTCCGAAGGTCACCTGGTGGATGTGACCCTGTGTGCTGAGGGAAAGGAGCTCCCCTGTCATCGCTTTGTTCTGTCCATCTGCACCgactacttcagggccatgttcaGTGGAAGCCACAGTGAGAGTAAGAAAGACAAGGTAGAAATAGGTGGGGTGAATGGGGAGGCTCTAGAAATGCTGGTTGACTATGCCTACACATCCAAGCTCCACATCACCATGGACAACATTCAGCCCCTGTTTGAAGCAGCAAATATGCTTCAGGTGGAGCCTGTGGAATATCAATGTGAAGAGTTTTTAAAGGAGCACCTGTGTGTTGAGACATGTTTGTGTACCTGGGCACTAGCAGACAAGATGTCAAGAAGACATTTGTCTGGGTTCTCCAGAAGCTTTGCCCTAAGGAACTTTGAAGAAGTTTGCAGGATTGAGGAGTTCCTTCAGCTGCCTGTTGACTTCCTTGTAGCATACATCTCAGATAATGGCCTTCATGCTGAGAAAGAGGAACATGTGTTGGAGGCAGTCATGCGTTGGGTAAAATACAACCTGGAGGAACGGCAAGAACATCTCAAGCTTCTCATGGAGTCTGTCCATTTCACTTGTATGGAACAAGACTACCTACAGAACCTCATGCAGACAGACAAGGTGTTTGCAGGGATTCCTGACATCGAGTTTATGATTGAGGATGAATCTATACCCCGCCAAATCTTCAAAGAAGAAATCCTGGTTTTTGGTGGTAAAAGAGAGTGCTATGGAAATGAAACAaatccatacatgtacagacttgACCTCCAGTGTGACTGCATTGCCAATTCCCCATTGCCGCAATCCCTTCAGAAAACAGCAGGAAGTGCAGTATGCGTTGTCCAGAATGATGTAATAGTGACAGGGGGTATAATGTTTGAGTCTAAAGTATGGAGGTATCAGACGTCTCAGAACTCTTGGGGTAGGATGGCTTTTCTGAAGACAGGAAGATATAGGCATGGAATGGCAGCACTGGATGGACGGGTGTATGTTGTTGGGGGAAAGACTAATGCTAGTAATGGTGTAAGAAAGGCAAAGATACTATCTAGTGTGGAGATGTACAGCAGTAACAATTGGGGTTGGAAAAAACAGGCAGACTTGAAACTGGCAGTCTGTAATTTTGGAATAGCTACATGTTGTGAAAAAGTGTATGTCTTTGGTGGTTTTACTGGCTTAAAGAAGAAGACTGACGCTGTTCAATTCTATGATCCCTCCCAAAATGTGTGGACCTTTGCAGCACCGTTGCCAAGACGGATACAGGGTATATCGGCATGCACTGTTGGTTTTAGGATCTATTTGGTTGGTGGACGGTTAGACTGTGTCCTGTGCTACAATCCTCAGGAAGATTGTTATGTGAAGTTGGCTAACAATCAGGCCCCATGGGACCACAGCAGTGCCACTGTGTGTGGGTCAGAGATCTACATTACTGGTGGTCACAGCACTAGGTTGATGCTCTGCCATGCCAGAGTTCAGTGTTATGATGTGAGTAGTGATACCATGATTTTAGGTCATGTAGAAAATTTACCAGTCCCACTACGTGACCACCACACTGTGACAATACCAAAATACAAAGCTCCCCCCATCCCCACTGTCCCTCCTGTCATGTATGAACAAGATATGGAGCTGCATTGGACTGATACTGGGGCTAATGTTGAAATCTAA